A part of Variovorax sp. HW608 genomic DNA contains:
- a CDS encoding indolepyruvate oxidoreductase subunit beta family protein, with amino-acid sequence MNRAQPITLLICALGGEGGGVLTEWLVDVARHAGYAAQSTSIPGVAQRTGATTYYVEVFPVPLAELGGRRPVFSLSPVPGALDAIVSSELLETARQIGNGMSTPERTLVISSSSRTLTTAERMPLGDGRADAERLLDVVKAFSREHHVFDMGAAARDAGTVVSAVMLGAIAGSGLFPFPREAYEQVVRGSGDKLSKMAEASLRGFAKAFDAVNAPRQQAAMVTGLLATSKDETPAASALPQTVASQFPPAVHPMLALGHARVLDYQDADYAQLYVDRLQKVLAAERGADPSGARGFAVTRETVRWLALWMAFDDIVRVAELKSRASRARRVRDEVKAGEDDIVKVYDHFKPGAPEFAALLPPSLADRVTAWDRRRSTPWALPLKVGSHSVVGMASLRLLASLRWLRRRGQRFAQEQALIDRWLDAVVKGTETHWRLGHEIALCGRLIKGYGSTNERGKHNLLHVIDHLAIASPQGHTPVARADAIAAAREAALADEAGTALDATLVRHGAPPRPVKEQPIRWMKRAPNSATHAR; translated from the coding sequence ATGAATCGAGCCCAACCCATCACCCTCCTCATCTGCGCGCTCGGCGGCGAAGGCGGCGGCGTCCTGACCGAATGGCTGGTCGATGTCGCCCGGCATGCCGGCTACGCGGCGCAGAGCACCTCGATCCCCGGCGTCGCGCAGCGCACCGGCGCGACCACCTACTACGTCGAAGTCTTCCCGGTGCCGCTGGCCGAGCTCGGCGGGCGGCGGCCGGTGTTCAGCCTGAGCCCGGTGCCGGGCGCGCTCGATGCGATCGTGTCCTCGGAGCTGCTCGAAACCGCGCGCCAGATCGGCAACGGCATGAGCACGCCAGAGCGCACGCTGGTCATCAGCTCTTCGAGCCGCACGCTGACCACGGCCGAACGCATGCCGCTCGGCGACGGGCGCGCGGATGCAGAGCGGCTGCTCGACGTGGTCAAGGCCTTCAGCCGCGAGCATCACGTGTTCGACATGGGCGCCGCTGCGCGCGATGCCGGCACGGTCGTGAGCGCGGTGATGCTCGGCGCGATCGCCGGCAGCGGGCTCTTCCCCTTCCCGCGCGAAGCGTACGAACAGGTGGTGCGCGGCAGCGGCGACAAGCTCAGCAAGATGGCCGAGGCCAGCCTGCGTGGCTTCGCGAAGGCCTTCGATGCCGTGAACGCGCCGCGCCAGCAGGCCGCGATGGTGACCGGCCTGCTCGCGACATCGAAGGATGAAACGCCCGCGGCGTCCGCGCTGCCGCAGACGGTCGCCAGCCAGTTTCCGCCTGCAGTGCACCCGATGCTCGCACTCGGCCACGCGCGCGTGCTCGACTACCAGGATGCGGACTATGCGCAGCTCTACGTGGACCGGCTCCAGAAGGTGCTCGCCGCCGAGCGCGGCGCCGACCCGTCCGGCGCCCGGGGCTTCGCCGTCACGCGCGAGACGGTGCGCTGGCTCGCGCTGTGGATGGCCTTCGACGACATCGTGCGCGTCGCCGAACTCAAGAGCCGCGCGAGCCGCGCGCGGCGCGTGCGCGACGAGGTCAAGGCCGGCGAGGACGACATCGTGAAGGTCTACGACCACTTCAAGCCCGGCGCTCCCGAATTCGCCGCGCTGCTGCCGCCGTCCCTTGCCGATCGCGTGACGGCGTGGGACCGCCGACGCTCCACGCCATGGGCGCTGCCGCTCAAGGTCGGCAGCCATTCGGTGGTCGGCATGGCGTCGCTGCGGCTGCTCGCGTCGCTGCGATGGCTGCGCCGGCGCGGGCAGCGCTTCGCGCAGGAACAGGCATTGATCGACCGCTGGCTCGATGCCGTCGTCAAGGGCACGGAGACGCACTGGCGCCTGGGCCACGAGATCGCGCTGTGCGGCCGGCTCATCAAGGGCTACGGCAGCACCAACGAACGCGGCAAGCACAACCTGCTGCACGTCATCGACCATCTCGCGATCGCCTCCCCGCAGGGCCACACGCCGGTCGCGCGCGCCGATGCGATTGCCGCCGCGCGCGAAGCCGCACTCGCGGACGAAGCCGGCACCGCGCTGGATGCCACCCTGGTGCGCCACGGCGCACCGCCGCGCCCCGTCAAGGAGCAGCCGATCCGCTGGATGAAGCGCGCGCCGAACTCGGCGACGCATGCGCGTTGA
- the ltrA gene encoding group II intron reverse transcriptase/maturase, with product MSHRRGKSDCCVVPKKLPNKAAGEAPAAAEVVEGRRQAKGNAIAARMSRRSVRVYDMGTALDGIRQTAKGRRDAKFTGLLHHIYAVERLRAAYLALKRDAAAGVDGQTWQTYGQDLEGNLLELSERLARGGYRPQPVKRVYIDKADGSKRPLGVPALEDKLVQRATVEVLNAIYEQDFLGFSYGFRPGRSAHNALDAVAVGVGARKVNWILDADIAKFFDTIERDWLVKFIEHRVADTRVVRLIKKWLHAGVLEDGRLTQGELGTVQGGSISPLLANIYLHYALDLWVKQWRGRHARGDVIVVRYADDWVAGFQFRDDAERFQRAVAERLGQFGLKLHPEKTRLIEFGRFAHENRRRKGQGKPQTFDFLGFTHCCGTTRKGKFMVLRLTSAKRLRAKLQVIKLELRRRMHQPIPEQGQYLRAVVTGHARYFGVPCNGARLRTFRHQVVGLWHRTLCRRSQSHDLPWRRMYRLMARWLPVPNICHPYPNQRLIVMTQGRSRMR from the coding sequence ATGAGCCACAGGCGCGGGAAGTCGGACTGCTGCGTAGTACCGAAGAAGCTGCCGAACAAGGCTGCGGGGGAAGCTCCTGCGGCGGCGGAGGTGGTGGAGGGAAGGCGGCAGGCCAAGGGAAATGCCATCGCGGCGCGCATGTCCCGCAGATCGGTGCGGGTCTATGACATGGGAACCGCGCTCGATGGCATACGACAGACGGCAAAGGGCCGTCGTGATGCGAAGTTCACGGGACTGCTGCATCACATCTACGCGGTCGAACGCCTGCGGGCGGCTTACCTCGCGCTCAAGCGCGACGCGGCCGCCGGGGTGGACGGCCAGACCTGGCAGACGTACGGACAGGACCTGGAGGGCAATCTCCTGGAGTTGTCCGAGCGGCTGGCCCGAGGGGGCTACCGGCCCCAGCCTGTGAAGAGGGTGTACATCGACAAGGCCGACGGCAGCAAGCGCCCGCTGGGCGTGCCGGCGCTGGAGGACAAGCTCGTCCAGCGTGCCACGGTCGAAGTGTTGAACGCCATCTACGAGCAGGACTTCCTCGGGTTCAGCTACGGCTTCAGGCCCGGGCGCAGCGCGCACAACGCGCTGGATGCCGTGGCGGTGGGTGTGGGCGCAAGGAAGGTGAACTGGATACTCGATGCGGACATCGCCAAGTTCTTCGACACGATCGAAAGGGACTGGCTGGTGAAGTTCATCGAACATCGCGTGGCTGACACGCGCGTGGTGCGGCTGATCAAGAAATGGCTGCACGCGGGCGTGCTGGAGGACGGCAGGCTCACGCAAGGTGAGTTGGGGACGGTTCAGGGCGGGAGCATCAGTCCGCTGCTGGCCAACATCTACCTGCACTATGCGTTGGACCTGTGGGTGAAGCAGTGGAGGGGGCGCCATGCCCGGGGTGACGTGATCGTCGTGCGCTACGCCGACGATTGGGTTGCGGGGTTCCAGTTCCGTGATGACGCCGAGCGCTTCCAGCGCGCGGTGGCCGAGCGGCTGGGCCAGTTCGGGTTGAAGCTGCATCCCGAGAAGACGCGGCTGATCGAGTTCGGGCGCTTCGCCCACGAGAACCGACGCCGCAAGGGACAAGGCAAGCCGCAGACCTTCGACTTCCTGGGGTTCACGCATTGCTGCGGGACGACCCGAAAGGGCAAGTTCATGGTCCTGCGACTCACCAGTGCCAAACGCCTGCGAGCCAAGCTGCAGGTGATCAAGCTCGAACTCAGAAGGCGCATGCACCAACCCATCCCGGAGCAGGGCCAGTACCTGCGGGCGGTGGTGACTGGGCATGCGCGCTACTTCGGCGTGCCGTGCAACGGCGCGCGGCTGAGGACATTCCGCCATCAGGTCGTCGGGCTGTGGCATCGCACGCTGTGCCGCCGCAGCCAGAGCCACGACCTGCCTTGGCGACGCATGTATCGCTTGATGGCGCGCTGGCTGCCTGTCCCGAACATCTGCCACCCCTACCCGAACCAGCGTCTGATCGTCATGACCCAAGGCAGGAGCCGTATGCGGTAG